One segment of Penaeus monodon isolate SGIC_2016 unplaced genomic scaffold, NSTDA_Pmon_1 PmonScaffold_6382, whole genome shotgun sequence DNA contains the following:
- the LOC119571463 gene encoding uncharacterized protein LOC119571463, with protein MLRIVSMAVALAMCVARPNQWVDQLGLFPAEGGDSQPILPRAVANPTTPNQILDAVLEGAIAYMETLGWCDSKNVQNGESNLPFQVNSDGSSSENFSITKANVTGLCSLRRSKSASFNADQSVLTGSVVVENARANADYTVTFAGVGEAPAQTVSGQVVERVDKLFADIQINLLNLVPQNIASYTARSGHDLLESASNLDGNDMKDVHSAGFRKALREIVEKTMSSNVKVQ; from the exons ATGTTGAGGATCGTGAGTATGGCAGTGGCTCTGGCCATGTGTGTGGCACGACCCAACCAATGGGTCGACCAGCTAGGGCTATTCCCTGCTGAAGGCGGGGACTCTCAGCCCATCTTGCCTCGCGCCGTCGCCAACCCTACCACGCCCAACCAGATACTCGACGCAGTGCTCGAAGGAGCTATCGCATACATGGA AACACTAGGATGGTGTGATTCCAAGAACGTGCAGAACGGAGAGTCAAACCTGCCCTTCCAAGTTAACTCTGACGGAAGCAGCTCCGAGAACTTCAGCATCACTAAGGCCAACGTGACTGGACTCTGCTCCCTGCGCCGCTCCAAGTCCGCTTCCTTCAACGCTGATCAG agTGTGCTCACCGGTTCGGTTGTCGTAGAAAACGCTCGTGCCAACGCCGACTACACGGTAACCTTTGCTGGTGTTGGAGAAGCTCCAGCACAGACTGTTTCTGGTCAAGTTGTAGAACGTGTGGACAAGCTGTTCGCCGACATCCAGATCAACTTGTTAAACCTTGTGCCTCAGAACATCGCCAGCTACACTGCAAGATCGGGTCATGACCTGCTTGAAAGTGCAAGCAACTTGGACGGCAATGATATGAAGGACGTTCACAGCGCCGGCTTCAGGAAGGCTTTGCGAGAGATCGTGGAGAAAACCATGTCTTCCAACGTGAAGGTGCAG
- the LOC119571462 gene encoding uncharacterized protein LOC119571462, with protein MLRIVSLAVTLAVCVARPNQWDDQLGLFPTEGGDSQPILPRAVANPTTPNQILDAVLEGAIAYMETLGWCDSKNVQNGESNLPFQVNSDGSSSENFSITKANVTGLCSLRRSKSASFNADQSVLTGSVVVENARANADYTVTFAGVGEAPAQTVSGQVVERVDKLFADIQINLLNLVPQNIASYTARSGHDLLESASNLDGNDMKDVHSAGFRKALREIVEKTMSSNVKVQINKSIQDMKNA; from the exons ATGTTGAGGATCGTGAGTCTGGCAGTGACTTTGGCCGTGTGTGTGGCACGACCCAACCAATGGGACGACCAGCTAGGGCTTTTCCCTACTGAAGGCGGGGACTCTCAGCCCATCTTGCCTCGCGCCGTCGCCAACCCTACCACGCCCAACCAGATACTCGACGCAGTGCTTGAAGGAGCTATCGCATACATGGA AACACTTGGATGGTGTGATTCCAAGAACGTGCAGAACGGAGAGTCAAACCTGCCCTTCCAAGTTAACTCTGACGGAAGCAGCTCCGAGAACTTCAGCATCACTAAGGCCAACGTGACTGGACTCTGCTCCCTACGCCGCTCCAAGTCCGCTTCCTTCAACGCTGATCAG AGTGTGCTCACTGGTTCGGTTGTCGTAGAAAACGCTCGTGCCAACGCCGACTACACGGTAACCTTTGCCGGTGTTGGAGAAGCTCCAGCACAGACTGTTTCTGGTCAAGTTGTAGAGCGTGTGGACAAGCTGTTCGCCGATATCCAGATCAACTTGTTAAACCTTGTGCCTCAGAACATCGCCAGCTACACTGCACGATCGGGTCATGACCTGCTTGAAAGTGCAAGCAACTTGGACGGCAATGATATGAAGGACGTTCACAGCGCCGGCTTCAGGAAGGCTTTGCGAGAGATCGTGGAGAAAACTATGTCTTCCAACGTGAAGGTGCAGATTAACAAGTCCATCCAGGATATGAAGAATGCTTGA